The following coding sequences lie in one Anomaloglossus baeobatrachus isolate aAnoBae1 chromosome 7, aAnoBae1.hap1, whole genome shotgun sequence genomic window:
- the LOC142246305 gene encoding histone H2A type 1-like, which produces MSGRGKQGGKARAKAKTRSSRAGLQFPVGRVHRLLRKGNYAERVGAGAPVYLAAVLEYLTAEILELAGNAARDNKKTRIIPRHLQLAVRNDEELNRLLGGVTIAQGGVLPNIQAVLLPKKTESSKKSK; this is translated from the coding sequence atgtctggacgcggcaaacaaggagggaaggcccgcgctaaggccaagacccgctcatcccgggcaggactgcagttcccggtcggtcgtgtgcacaggcttctccgcaagggcaattacgccgagagagtgggcgccggcgctccggtctacctggccgctgtgctcgagtatctgaccgctgagatcctggaattggccggcaatgctgcccgggacaacaagaagacccgcatcatcccccggcacctgcagctggccgtgcgcaatgatgaggagctgaacaggctgctgggtggggtgaccattgcccagggaggcgtcctgcccaacatccaggccgtgctgctgcccaagaagacCGAGAGCAGCAAGAAGAGCAAGTGA